In Pseudomonas fluorescens, a genomic segment contains:
- a CDS encoding malto-oligosyltrehalose synthase, whose product MNVLPLRATQRLQFHKGFTLDDAVPLVPYFAQLGISHLYASPLLAARAGSMHGYDVVDPTRVNPELGGEAALRRLVAALREHKMGLILDIVSNHMAVGGADNPWWLDLLEWGRLSPYSEFFDIQWHSPDPLLKGQLLMPFLGSDYGEALQTGTLTLHFDAAHGTFYVEHYEHRFPVCPRDYAAILGADEQLKPLADRFSALAYQDDAYAEAAWLKQALVERATHGAVREAIEHRLGEFDGRQPDGFQRLHHLLEQQAYRLASWRTAADDINWRRFFDVNELGGLRVERGAVFEATHGKIFELISEGLVDGVRIDHIDGLADPRGYCRKLRRRVDSLSPQRHLPIFVEKILGEGETLREDWQVDGTTGYEFMNQLSLLQHDPQGFEPLAELWTRHSERPSAFIEEARLARQQILNGSLGGDFESVAQALLQVARDDVMTRDLTLGAIRRALQELIVHFPVYRTYISARGRSERDDVFFQQALAGARSTLSEGDWPVLDHLEKWLGGQPWRDRPVGRERKILKHACVRFQQLTSPAAAKAVEDTAFYRSAVLLSRNDVGFSTEQFSAPVTDFHRVNQQRLQTFPDNLLATATHDHKRGEDSRARLAVLSECAPWYAGQVEHWRTLAAPLRNDTSSPSAGDELILYQVLLGSWPLDLHLDDREALQAYQQRLWQWQQKALREAKLQSSWSAPNDTYEQGVEAFLSRLLLSDDGLPLRTAIASAAQAIAPAGAVNGLAQSLLRLTVPGVPDLYQGDEFWDFSLVDPDNRRPVDFNARQRALNAPLDLGELLFNWRDGRVKQAVIAQALALRKAHPEVFQQGRYTPLDVVGQHAEHVVAFCREHQGKRVLVVVPRWPHRLLEKGVHPQINARVWGDTRVKLPFAAPTENWKGLFHTVAVTPDKELLISTALGDFPVNVFINPDDQES is encoded by the coding sequence ATGAACGTACTGCCCCTGCGCGCAACCCAGCGCCTGCAATTCCATAAAGGTTTCACCCTGGACGACGCGGTGCCACTGGTGCCGTATTTTGCCCAATTGGGTATCAGCCACCTGTACGCCTCGCCGCTGCTCGCCGCCCGCGCCGGCTCGATGCACGGCTATGACGTGGTCGACCCCACCCGCGTCAACCCGGAACTGGGCGGCGAAGCGGCATTGCGCCGGCTGGTCGCCGCACTGCGTGAACATAAGATGGGGCTGATCCTCGACATCGTCTCCAACCACATGGCCGTCGGTGGCGCCGACAACCCGTGGTGGCTCGACCTGCTCGAATGGGGCCGCCTGAGCCCCTACAGCGAGTTCTTCGACATCCAGTGGCACTCCCCCGACCCGCTGCTCAAGGGCCAATTGCTCATGCCGTTTCTGGGCAGCGACTACGGCGAAGCCCTGCAAACCGGCACCCTGACCCTGCATTTTGACGCCGCCCATGGCACGTTCTACGTCGAACACTACGAGCATCGCTTTCCGGTCTGCCCACGGGATTACGCGGCGATCCTCGGCGCTGATGAACAGCTCAAACCCCTCGCCGACCGCTTCAGCGCCCTCGCCTATCAGGACGACGCCTACGCCGAAGCCGCCTGGCTCAAGCAGGCACTGGTCGAGCGTGCTACCCACGGCGCCGTACGCGAGGCCATCGAACACCGCCTGGGCGAATTCGATGGGCGCCAACCCGACGGTTTCCAGCGCCTGCATCACCTGCTCGAACAACAAGCCTACCGCCTGGCCAGCTGGCGCACCGCGGCCGACGATATCAACTGGCGGCGTTTCTTCGACGTCAACGAACTGGGCGGCCTGCGCGTGGAACGCGGCGCGGTGTTCGAAGCCACCCACGGCAAGATCTTCGAGCTGATCAGCGAGGGCCTGGTGGACGGCGTGCGCATCGACCATATCGACGGCCTGGCCGACCCGCGCGGGTATTGCCGCAAATTGCGCCGGCGTGTCGATTCACTGTCGCCACAGCGCCATCTGCCGATCTTCGTGGAAAAAATCCTCGGCGAAGGCGAAACCCTGCGCGAAGACTGGCAGGTGGACGGCACCACCGGCTACGAATTCATGAACCAACTGTCGCTGCTGCAACACGACCCGCAGGGCTTCGAACCGCTGGCCGAGCTGTGGACCCGACACAGCGAACGGCCCTCAGCCTTTATCGAAGAGGCTCGGCTGGCGCGTCAGCAGATTCTCAATGGCTCCCTGGGCGGCGACTTTGAAAGCGTGGCCCAGGCCCTGTTGCAAGTGGCCCGTGACGATGTGATGACCCGCGACCTGACCCTGGGCGCCATTCGCCGCGCCTTGCAGGAGCTGATCGTGCACTTCCCGGTGTACCGCACCTATATCAGCGCCCGAGGCCGCAGCGAGCGCGACGACGTCTTTTTCCAGCAGGCCCTGGCCGGTGCGCGCAGCACCTTGAGCGAGGGCGACTGGCCGGTGCTCGATCACCTGGAAAAATGGCTGGGCGGGCAACCCTGGCGCGACCGCCCCGTCGGTCGCGAGCGCAAGATACTCAAGCACGCCTGCGTGCGCTTCCAGCAACTGACCTCGCCGGCGGCCGCCAAGGCCGTGGAAGACACCGCGTTCTATCGCTCGGCGGTATTGTTGTCGCGCAACGATGTGGGCTTCAGTACCGAGCAGTTCAGCGCCCCCGTGACAGACTTCCACCGCGTCAACCAACAGCGGCTGCAGACGTTCCCCGACAACCTGCTGGCCACTGCCACCCACGACCACAAGCGCGGTGAAGACAGCCGCGCACGCCTCGCGGTACTGAGCGAATGCGCACCGTGGTATGCCGGACAGGTGGAGCACTGGCGCACCCTCGCGGCGCCGTTGCGCAATGACACCAGTAGCCCGTCGGCCGGTGATGAGCTGATCCTCTATCAAGTGTTGCTCGGCAGTTGGCCTTTGGACCTGCATCTGGACGACCGTGAAGCGCTCCAGGCCTATCAACAGCGCCTGTGGCAGTGGCAACAGAAAGCCTTGCGCGAAGCCAAGCTGCAAAGCAGTTGGAGCGCCCCCAACGACACCTACGAACAAGGGGTAGAAGCGTTCCTTTCGCGCCTGCTGCTCAGCGACGACGGCCTGCCCCTGCGCACCGCCATCGCCAGTGCCGCCCAGGCCATCGCACCTGCCGGCGCGGTCAATGGGCTGGCGCAATCCTTGCTTCGCCTTACCGTGCCTGGGGTACCGGACCTGTACCAGGGCGATGAGTTCTGGGACTTCAGCCTGGTGGACCCGGACAACCGTCGCCCGGTGGATTTCAACGCGCGGCAACGTGCGCTGAATGCACCACTCGACCTCGGCGAGTTGCTGTTCAACTGGCGTGACGGGCGGGTCAAACAGGCGGTGATCGCCCAGGCGCTGGCCTTGCGCAAGGCCCACCCCGAGGTGTTTCAACAGGGCCGCTACACGCCCCTGGATGTGGTGGGCCAACACGCCGAACACGTGGTTGCATTTTGCCGCGAGCACCAGGGCAAACGCGTGCTGGTGGTGGTGCCACGCTGGCCCCATCGCCTGCTTGAAAAGGGTGTGCACCCCCAGATCAATGCGCGGGTTTGGGGCGATACACGGGTGAAATTACCGTTCGCCGCGCCAACCGAAAACTGGAAGGGACTTTTTCATACAGTCGCAGTCACACCAGACAAGGAGCTGTTGATCAGCACTGCGCTGGGGGATTTCCCGGTCAATGTCTTTATCAATCCTGATGATCAAGAAAGCTGA
- the malQ gene encoding 4-alpha-glucanotransferase, with protein sequence MSEANLEILASRAGLAVDWIDANGRPQRVTADALRAVLKGLGHPADNDAQVDASLLELEQVQQDKHLPPLMTVDSGDGLDLGHFFAPDTPCRVHLEDGETLQLRLDSHAVLPGVIALGYHQVHIDDQTFTLAVAPTHCYSVAEAVDTATARAWGLSAQLYSLRRLGDGGFGDTLALEHLARSAAERGADALAISPMHAMFSADPERYSPYSPSSRLFLNSLYASPGCVLGEREVRNAIEACGLAEELHALEQHTLIDWPAAAKAKQRLLRALYEDFRHGHHPQHADFLSFRQAGGEALENHCRFEAVQAVRAAAGESLDWRHWPQEWRSPQSPALVHFAEEHAADIGFYAFSQWLIARCLERAQQAARGSGMGVGLIADLAVGADGGGSQAWSRQDELLADLTVGAPPDILNRAGQGWGISAFSPEGLKRNGFRAFIEMLRANFAHAGGLRIDHVMGLQRLWVIPMDASPREGAYLYYPVDDLLRLLALESHRHQAIVLGEDLGTVPDGLREKLIGRSILGMRVLLFEQGHDGQFKPILDWPDNALATTSTHDLPTLNGWWHSRDIDWNVQLGLIDAPTVEQWREHRLRERQALRQALSQDPQNFIDEIRNETDHMIDASVRYLGHTRAPLVLLPLEDALGLEEQANLPGTTDTHPNWRRRLPGEASSLLDNAGAARRLELLAVARNQAYERDR encoded by the coding sequence TTGAGTGAAGCGAACCTGGAAATACTCGCCAGCCGAGCGGGGTTGGCCGTCGATTGGATCGACGCCAACGGCCGCCCGCAACGCGTGACAGCCGACGCCTTGCGCGCGGTATTAAAAGGCCTGGGCCACCCGGCCGACAACGATGCCCAGGTCGATGCCAGCCTGCTTGAATTGGAGCAGGTGCAACAAGACAAACACTTGCCACCCCTGATGACCGTCGACAGCGGCGATGGCTTGGACCTCGGGCATTTCTTTGCGCCCGACACCCCCTGCCGCGTCCACCTGGAAGACGGCGAAACCCTGCAACTGCGCCTGGACAGCCACGCCGTGTTGCCCGGAGTGATCGCCCTCGGCTATCACCAGGTGCATATCGACGACCAGACCTTCACCCTCGCGGTGGCCCCCACTCACTGCTACAGCGTCGCCGAAGCAGTCGACACCGCCACCGCCCGCGCCTGGGGCCTGAGTGCCCAATTGTATTCTTTGCGCCGCCTCGGCGACGGTGGCTTTGGCGACACCCTGGCCCTGGAACACCTGGCCCGTTCGGCCGCCGAACGCGGCGCCGATGCCTTGGCCATCAGCCCGATGCATGCGATGTTCAGTGCCGACCCCGAGCGCTATAGCCCGTACTCGCCCTCGAGCCGGTTATTTCTCAACAGCCTGTATGCATCGCCTGGCTGCGTCCTCGGCGAACGTGAAGTCCGTAACGCCATTGAGGCCTGCGGCCTGGCGGAGGAACTGCACGCCCTGGAACAACACACCCTGATCGATTGGCCGGCCGCCGCCAAGGCCAAGCAGCGCCTGTTGCGTGCCTTGTATGAAGACTTCCGCCACGGCCACCACCCGCAACACGCCGACTTCCTGAGCTTCCGACAGGCTGGCGGTGAAGCCCTGGAAAACCATTGCCGCTTCGAAGCGGTGCAGGCCGTACGCGCGGCCGCGGGCGAATCACTCGACTGGCGCCACTGGCCGCAGGAATGGCGTTCGCCACAGAGCCCGGCACTGGTGCATTTCGCTGAAGAGCACGCGGCCGATATCGGCTTTTATGCGTTCAGCCAATGGCTGATCGCCCGTTGCCTGGAGCGCGCGCAACAGGCGGCACGTGGCAGCGGCATGGGTGTCGGGTTGATCGCCGACCTGGCCGTAGGCGCCGACGGCGGTGGCAGCCAGGCCTGGAGTCGCCAGGATGAGTTGCTCGCCGACCTTACCGTGGGTGCGCCGCCCGACATTCTCAACCGCGCCGGGCAAGGCTGGGGGATTTCCGCATTTTCCCCCGAAGGCCTCAAGCGCAACGGCTTCCGGGCCTTTATCGAAATGCTGCGGGCCAACTTTGCGCATGCCGGCGGCTTGCGCATCGACCATGTGATGGGCCTGCAACGCCTGTGGGTGATTCCCATGGACGCCTCGCCTCGTGAAGGCGCCTACCTGTATTACCCGGTGGACGACCTGCTGCGCTTGCTCGCCCTGGAATCCCACCGCCACCAGGCCATCGTGCTCGGTGAGGACCTCGGCACCGTGCCCGACGGCCTGCGTGAAAAACTCATTGGCCGTTCGATCCTGGGCATGCGCGTGCTGTTGTTCGAACAAGGCCACGATGGCCAGTTCAAGCCGATCCTCGACTGGCCGGACAACGCGCTGGCCACCACCAGCACCCACGACTTGCCGACCCTCAATGGCTGGTGGCACAGCCGCGATATCGACTGGAACGTCCAACTGGGCCTGATCGACGCCCCCACTGTGGAGCAATGGCGCGAGCACCGCCTGCGTGAGCGCCAGGCGTTGCGCCAGGCCCTGAGCCAGGACCCGCAGAATTTCATCGATGAAATCCGCAATGAGACCGACCACATGATCGACGCCAGTGTGCGCTACCTGGGGCATACCCGCGCGCCGCTGGTGTTGCTGCCGCTGGAAGATGCGCTGGGCCTTGAAGAACAAGCCAACCTGCCCGGCACCACCGATACCCACCCGAATTGGCGCCGTCGCTTGCCCGGCGAAGCCTCCAGCCTGCTCGACAATGCCGGCGCCGCCCGCCGCCTCGAACTGCTGGCCGTCGCGCGCAACCAAGCCTATGAGCGTGACCGATGA